Genomic window (Lampris incognitus isolate fLamInc1 chromosome 3, fLamInc1.hap2, whole genome shotgun sequence):
cagcaagctaagtagggcactccagacgtccctctccccagcaacgccctcccgctccttctgggggatcccaaggcgttcccaggccagattggacatgtagtccctccagcgagttctgggtctaccccgaggtctgggaaacctccaaaggaaggcgcccaggaggcatcctaatcagatgcccgaaccatctcaactggctcctttcgatgcgaaggagcagcagctctactccgagctccctccggatgtccgagctcctcaccctatctctatggctgagcccagacaccttacggaggaaactcatttcagccgcttgtatccgcgatctcaccccttCAGTCACTAACCCAaatctcatgaccataggtgaggattggaaccaagattgactggtaaattgagagctttgcctctcggctcagctccttcttcgccacaacggtccggtacaacgtccgcattactgctgatgctgcaccaatccgcctgtcaatctcccgctccatcctaccctcgcccgtgaacaagaccccgagatacttgaactccttcacttgaggcaacaactcgtccCTTTTATCTCTATTTATCCATTCTTTATTTCTGGCTATTGTTGTAACTAATATTTAATATATAAAATGTGAATGTTGGATTCTATAACTTCATCAGTaactggctgcctgcctgacatCGTCAATCCAGCTACCCATGCTGCTGTCGCTATCAGCAGCATACAACTGACTGATATGAAGAAATCTCTTGTCACCGGCTAACATACCAGAGATCTTACTATTTTTGGCAGTCATCTTATCTAAAGCAGATGGTATCTCCAAATTAATTTATCCGTGTCACTCCCTATGTTTCTTCCAATAATATTAAAAAAGCCAACTAAGTTATATTCCAATTCATATGGAAAAATAAAACCCATTATATAAAAAGAACTCTTCAGATTAAATGACTAAAAGCATACTTGACACAGTCAACTATGTGGTTTTACATACCGAGGGCCTtgcttaaaaacaaaaacaaaacatggtggcttgtttttgttttaaaatgtGATTTTGAGGTAGGCAAGATTCCTATCAAGTTGTAAAATTTCCAGACAAATTCTTCAGTTTTGGAAAATGATAGTCATAATTTCTCTCCTCATTGTTCAACTTTATGGAACAATAGAGTGATTACAATAAATAGCAAATCAATATTTAAGAGTAATTGGTATGAAGACGGGATTTTGTTCATAAGGGATCTATTGGATTGCAATGGTAACCTTTTGGACTATATGGcctttttaaataaatataatttaAATTGTACTCACGAGTACAGTAGGATTTGCAAAGTGATCCCTTTATCACTGATTCAATTAATCCAAACACCTTAATAAACTCAAATGTTAAATCGGTATTGCAAAATTTAGTGATTAACGATGGTAATTTACGTGATAACAAATGTAATAAGCTGATAGGTGCTATTCTGAAATCCAAAGTGTTTCATGGTTATAATAGAGCTGTAGCACATTCTAAATTTATTAAATGGCCCATTTCCCCAAAGGTAAAAGAAACTCATTTTAAAGTAATTCATAAGGTTTACCCAGTTGCAGATTTTCTTAAGGTTTAAATTTGAAGTGTATCCGTGTACATTTTGTAATTCAAGACGAAACTTTAAAGCACATGTTCTTCTATTGCTGCATCTAAAATATTTTGGGTTGATTTAAGAAGACTGGATATCACTTAAGGGAAATTACATTCCTTGCTTTGAcatttctatttctttttttacaaGGATAACCTAAATTCATCCATTTCTGATGCTTAATAGCATTCTTCTTTTGGGCAAATATATTCATTGTAGTAAGTGGAGAAAGTTAGCCCTCTTTTGTTTGGTTTATAATGACTTCAAATTATTTTTCTCATCTCTTAAAAGAATGTATTCTAACAAAATAGCAAGAAAGATTTATGGGAATATAGCTcgtttattgttgttttgatttATGTTCCCATAGTTTAAGCCTTTTGCTTCTTCTCTGCCCAGATTTAgaaatgtttttatttatacacTTATGTACCCTGTAGATTCCcaaattttcatttcattttatttaagtATTCTGTCTACATTTGTTTTGATAATGGAAATATTGTTATATGGTTTGTTTCCTGTATgtcattgcattttttttaaatgtgtgtcaataaattttttttttttaaaaagcataaaaCTAACTGACTTACAACTTGCCAAAATGGCAGAACACACAAATCGGTGGCTGGATTCCTCTCTATTAGGGAGGGGCAACGTGACTGGCTTCGGCCAATCTACTCCAGGCCCCTCTCATGGGAATGGATAATGAAGTGTACACTGACCCTGGCTGGAGTACATGACAGACATGCAGCCTTTCAATCAGGTACGCATAACAGCTGACAATCGTAAGTGCTGACCTGTCCAAGTGTGCCGACAATCACTTTAGTCAGTCACCACTGATTACTATACCCGGATACAGTAATATTAAAAAGAAACCCAACAACCTCCAAATTTGAAAATTATTTATCAAAATGCCTTACAGAACAACAAAGGTAATGGAAGGAGAAAAATGACAACTGGGGGAAATAAAAAGTTAAAATTTTGGTCACTAAGAATTTGAACAATAACTAAAGTAGCACACTTGAACTGTGACAAATTCCTAACAAAATTAAGCAAATAGAAGAGGGAATAAAAATACCATTACAGTGGGTCGATATCAGGATAATGATAGCATATCAAACAGTGACAGACAAAGCTTATGCGTTCCTATCAATCCTAACGTCAATCTCTCTTCCGCTCAGACGATAGCCATTCATGCTGCGACAGGCGCGCTCAGCTGTCTCCGGGCTGTCGAAGCGGACAACACCACAGCCCTTGGACTTGCCATtctccatcttgatgtcagcatACTGAACCATtcctgcaaaaaagaaaaagaaaaaagaaaaaaaaagaaagacaaagtaAGGAATCATCTGAAATAGGTTTTGTATTCAGTAAATGCTATTTTACACAATTGTAAATAGTTTTCACATCAACGCAAAGCAGTATATTCCTACCACATGTGTTGAAGGTATCCTTCAGCATCTTCCATGTGAACTCAAAGGGCAGCTGAAAAACAATATCCACTCTGGTCAGTACAAAAATTGTATGAGAATGAattaaaaggaaaacaaaaaacaaacctttaAGCTTTAACAATGATATAGGTCGGATACTCACATTTCTGACAAAGATCTGGCAGCCCTTCCTGGCattgcctcctccagctccaggTCCTCCAGCTCCTACACCTCCAAAGGAATTGCCTCCAAAGCCTCCACGATCCATGTCAGCAGGACGATCAAACTGGCCGCCAATACCACCACCAGCTCCCATCCGGTCCATGTTTGAGCCCATTCTGTCAAGGCCTCCAGTAGGGAAGCGGTCAAGTCCCCCACCGGATCCCATGCGATCAAAGTTGTTGCCCATTCTGTCAATGCCGGCGTTGCCCATGCGATCCATGCCCATTGGGGAGCCGAAATCCATGCCACCGCTCATGCGGTCCAAACTGGACGGGCCTAGGCGGTCGAAACCAGTTGGGCCAAGGCGTTCCATGCTGGAGCTCATACGGTCCAGGCCAGAACCAAGCCTGTCCATAGTGGGCCCCAGCCGGTCCAGCCCTGAGCCCATTCGATCGAAGCCAGAGCCCAGCCTGTCCAGCTCAGACACACGGTCCATCCCCATTCGGTCCATTCCTGACAAACGATCCATTCCACCACCCAAGCGGTCCATTCCAGAATTCATGCGGTCCATGCCCATGGAGTTTCCTGTAAGATTGttttggggtgaaaagggggagggaggggaaaaaaaaagttagcCCAGAAAAACATAACCTCCCACGAACCTGGGTCAAACCAGCAACAAACCTTATTTTAGATGGCAGGATAAATTAACTAACAAAATCCTGAAAGTACTAACCCATTCCTCTTTCAAAGGATTCTCCAAAATTATTGCGAGACATGCCCATTTCATTTCGACCAAACTCCCTGTCAAAAGCACCACCAATCCCACGGTCCATCTCTGACAATACAAGAGATGAAGCCATTAGAAAAGTTAAGCAAAATGTGAAAATGTTCCACGCTCGCTTTGGAATACCCGGGCCATCACAAAGCATGTCCTTACCATTCATTCTGCCCATCCCAGAAGGTCCAAAACGATCCATGTTGTTCATTCCTCCAAAGTTGTCCATTCCTGGAAAAGGGCAAAAAGTCCCGAGAGCAGTGACAGACTTATTTTAAAGGATAATATGGGCCTGACAAATCAACAATTTTTCAACTGAAAGAGGGCTAGACTATCTTTTTACCCCCTGTAAGCAGTTTGTTTAAGTTATCTTGGCCAATGCTGAAAATATATCCGGGATTAAAACAGGTAGAAGGCATACAGATATAACTACAGTTAAAAAATGCAATTAAGTATTTAATTATACTTTTAAAGACACCCAGTGTGTATAAAGTACATATATACCTCCCATCCGGCCTCCCATGCCGCTGAAGTTCATTCCATCCATTCCTACAAAATGACGAAGGAAAAATTAGCTCATCGTTTTCAAAACAAACAGGGTTTTAATTTTATAAGAAACAAGAGGCACGCACTcaatagagtgcagatcccctGCCAGTCATatctcccttttttccccctttttcgctTACTGAGAAAAGGGAAAACACAGAGGCATTGcctgcatatctccccttctccggtactcggacttaagcctcctacagactgtgtgatttgGGCCACCTCAGACGAAAGATGTACCAAACGTGGCAATAtttttggtcgtggctccaaaacagtGGTCCTACgttgcactgtgagacaggttcaaagacggccatTATTACGGTCTTGCAACGAAAGATAACCTgtgacaaaagtctgacagtgtcaaaaaatttaggatgaccatctcacaatgtgactgctactacgacctacgtctactaaccaaccaacagAAATGTAGCATGAAATGATGCACTGTTCAACGcgacgcagaatctttgctggtgctaaacacaaacaaacacactgttagcatttgtgacccaaatgcgatggaaacgagCAACAAAATGAGCAAAACTAGCTGtagcgactattgaaaggactcaaTTCCTACTTGGcgccatgttgctctaccagcggtgTAGATTGATTACACGCGCTGATGCAACACGCACGCTGATGaagtttttatggacttgcgtcgtagcctgcgattcagtaggtgttatcatcgtacagtctacatacagtgcatctggaaagtattcataccccttcactttccccacattttgttatgttacagccttattccaaaatggattaaatttcttttttttctcatcaatctacacacaatacgccATAATGactaagtgaaaaaggttttgtaaaaacttttgcaaatttattaaaaataaaaaactggaatattgcatgtacataagtattcacaccctttgctgtgacactcaaaactgagctcaggttcatcctgtttccactgatcatccttgagaagtttctacatcttgactggagtccacctgtagtaaattcaattgatcggacatgatttggaaaggcacacacctgtctatataaggttccactgttgacagtgcatgtcagagcagaaaccaagccatgaagtcaaaggaattgtctgtggaccttcgagacaggattgtatcaaggcacagatctggggaagggtacaaaaaaaatttctacagctttgaaggccccgaagagcacagtggtctccatcattcgtaaatggaagaagtttggatccaccaggactcttcctacagccaaactgagcaatcgggggagaagggccttggtcagggaggtgaccaagaacctgatggtcactctgacagagctccagcgttcctctgtgcagatgggagaaccttccagaaggacaaccatctctgcagcactccaccaatcaggcctttatggtagagtggccagacggaagcctctgctcagtaaaaggcacatgacagcctgcttggagtttgccagaaagcacctaaaggactctcggaccacaAGAAACAAGAttttctggtctgatgaaaccaagatggaactctttggcctgaatgccaaacgtcacaagtCTGGAAGAaatcaggcacctctcatcaccttgctaataccatccctacagtgaagcatggtggtggcagcatcatgctgtggggatgtttttcagcagcaggaactgggagactagtcgggatcgagggaaagatgaatggagcaaagtacagagagatccttgatgaaaacctgctccagagcactcaggacctcagactggggcgaaggtgtacctttcaacacgacaacgaccctaagcacacagccaagacaacgaaggagtggcttcgggacaagtctgtgaatgtccttgagtggcccagacttgaacacctctggaaagacctgaaaatagctgtgcagcaacgctccccatctaaccttatagagctcgagaggatctgcagagaagaatgggggaaataccccaaatataggtgtgctaagcttgtagcttcatacccaagaagacttgaggctgtaatcactgccaagggtgcctcaaccaagtactgagtaaagggtgtgaatacttatgtacatgcaatatttcagttttttatttttaataaatttgcaaaaatttctacaaaagctttttcgctttgtcagtatggggtattgtatgtagattgatgagaaaaaaaaagaggaatttaatccgttttggaataaggctgtaacataaaatgtggggaaagtgcaggggtgtgaatactttgcggatgcactgtacatcaaacctgatgtcgtacccaagtttattagatccatatcgcaGTGTGGCTTGCAATGAACTTACAGGATTGCTGAAATCGCAGTCTTGTAGGAGGCTTtcaggccaaaaaaaaaacaaaaaacaaaaaaacaaaaaacagctgaGGAATTAGCACGCAggtgcggtataaaacaggtttttcaaaggttttaaatcaccgcaaccacgagaggtcttcgatcatacagtcataactgcaacgcacgcacacatgcgcatAATCCCCTCTACGATATCTGCCTGGCAGGGATAACAAAAGAAACAATTGGTATGAGTTACCTCCAGGacccatgttgcccatccctccacctcca
Coding sequences:
- the hnrnpm gene encoding heterogeneous nuclear ribonucleoprotein M isoform X1 produces the protein MKKAVEKVNKHNLNGRPLKVKEDPDGVIAQREVHKAQGGGGGGPPGGPGGMGGMGGMGGMGGMGGMDRMGGMNMDRMNMDRMGPGPGGPMVNIPPSLMNNPNIPNEVIHGLQAGKIGSTVFVANLDYKVGWKKLKEVFGMAGVVVRTDILEDKDGKSRGMGTVTFDMPLEAVQAVSMFNGQLLFNRVMHVKLDEKSLPKGDFGPPERPSALPRGLSGIGLGLGPGGQPIDATQLNRGGGGGGGGMGNMGPGGMDGMNFSGMGGRMGGMDNFGGMNNMDRFGPSGMGRMNEMDRGIGGAFDREFGRNEMGMSRNNFGESFERGMGNSMGMDRMNSGMDRLGGGMDRLSGMDRMGMDRVSELDRLGSGFDRMGSGLDRLGPTMDRLGSGLDRMSSSMERLGPTGFDRLGPSSLDRMSGGMDFGSPMGMDRMGNAGIDRMGNNFDRMGSGGGLDRFPTGGLDRMGSNMDRMGAGGGIGGQFDRPADMDRGGFGGNSFGGVGAGGPGAGGGNARKGCQIFVRNLPFEFTWKMLKDTFNTCGMVQYADIKMENGKSKGCGVVRFDSPETAERACRSMNGYRLSGREIDVRIDRNA